A single region of the Hippoglossus hippoglossus isolate fHipHip1 chromosome 17, fHipHip1.pri, whole genome shotgun sequence genome encodes:
- the lrrc8da gene encoding volume-regulated anion channel subunit LRRC8D isoform X1, which yields MFTLTEVASLNDIQPTYRILKPWWDVFMDYLGLVMLMLAIFAMTMQITKDQVACLPCLEDPDETPGAKPGSFAQQPGQETASTASTGAPVMSSNPYITKDLPDEVAHEIHVTQQHTAALKENYVNQPQPTGIKTNLDYQQYIFVNQICYHVALPWYSKYFPYLTLIHTLVLMVSSNFWFKYPKTSSKIEHFVSILGRCFESPWTTKALSETACEDSEENKQRLTGTSSVPKQVSLEGKDESVTSSTPMLGVKFSADKPIGEVPSSMTILDKKDGEQAKALFEKVRKFRAHVEDSDFIYKLYVAQTIVKTVKFILILSYTSTFMAKINFKHSCEPDIKQLTGYRMFFCTHNMAFMLNKLLISYMALILIYGMACLYSLFWVFRRPLKEYSFEKVREESSFSDIPDVKNDFAFLLHMVDQYDQLYSKRFGVFLSEVSENKLREISLNHEWTFEKLRQLVSRNTQDQQELYLFMISGLPNAVFDLTDLEVLKLELIPEVRFTAKVSQMTSLQELHLCHCPAKVEQTGFAFLRDHLRCLHVKFTDVAEIPAWVYLLRSLRELNLIGNLSSENNKMIGLESMRDLRHLKTLCLKSNLSKMPTNITELSPHLIKLVVHNDGTKLLVLNSLKKMTNLIELELHSCELERIPHAIFSLTNLQELDLKSNNIRTIEEIISFQHIKRLTCLKLWHNKIITIPSSIVQVKSLESLHLSHNKLESLPPALFLLPKLRHVDVSHNSISVLPPDVGLLHNLQHLAINSNKLEVLPKPLFRCTKLKVLCLGQNALTVLPETVGQLVQLTQLELRGNCLDRLPALLGNCRLLRKNGLVVEDHLFDTLPVEVKESISRETNVSFTSGL from the coding sequence ATGTTCACGCTCACGGAGGTTGCGTCCTTGAATGACATTCAGCCGACGTACCGCATCCTAAAGCCATGGTGGGACGTCTTCATGGACTACCTGGGACTGGTCATGCTCATGCTTGCCATATTCGCCATGACCATGCAGATCACTAAGGACCAGGTGGCGTGCCTTCCTTGTCTGGAGGACCCAGACGAGACGCCAGGAGCTAAACCTGGCTCGTTCGCCCAGCAGCCCGGACAAGAAACAGCCTCAACTGCATCCACCGGGGCCCCAGTGATGTCATCCAATCCCTATATTACCAAGGATTTACCGGACGAAGTAGCCCACGAGATCCACgtcacacaacaacacactgcagcGTTGAAAGAGAATTATGTCAATCAACCTCAACCAACTGGAATCAAGACCAATCTGGACTATCAACAGTATATCTTCGTCAACCAAATATGTTACCACGTTGCCTTGCCCTGGTACTCCAAGTACTTTCCATACCTCACTCTCATCCACACTCTTGTTCTCATGGTCAGTAGCAACTTCTGGTTCAAATACCCCAAAACAAGCTCGAAGATCGAGCATTTTGTTTCCATTCTAGGCAGATGCTTTGAGTCTCCCTGGACAACCAAGGCTTTGTCTGAAACCGCTTGTGAGGACTCTGAGGAGAACAAGCAGAGGCTGACCGGCACCTCCTCAGTACCAAAACAGGTATCTTTAGAGGGGAAGGACGAGAGCGTCACCTCGTCCACCCCCATGCTTGGGGTGAAGTTTTCCGCAGATAAGCCCATAGGGGAGGTCCCTAGTAGTATGACAATCCTGGACAAAAAAGATGGGGAGCAGGCCAAAGCCTTATttgagaaagtgagaaaattCAGAGCTCACGTGGAGGACAGCGATTTCATCTACAAGCTTTATGTAGCACAGACCATTGTCAAAACTGTCAAGTTTATTTTGATATTGTCCTACACTTCAACCTTTATGGCTAAGATCAATTTTAAGCACAGTTGTGAGCCTGATATCAAACAGCTCACAGGATACAGAATGTTCTTCTGTACACACAACATGGCGTTCATGCTGAACAAGCTGCTGATCAGCTACATGGCTTTGATTTTGATATATGGCATGGCGTGCTTGTACTCACTCTTCTGGGTGTTTCGGCGACCCCTGAAAGAGTACTCGTTCGAGAAGGTCAGGGAGGAGAGCAGCTTTAGTGACATTCCTGATGTCAAGAACGACTTTGCATTCCTCTTACACATGGTTGACCAGTATGACCAACTCTACTCCAAGCGCTTCGGTGTCTTCTTGTCTGAAGTCAGTGAAAACAAGCTGAGGGAGATCAGCCTCAATCATGAGTGGACCTTTGAAAAGTTGAGGCAGCTTGTGAGCCGTAACACACAGGACCAGCAGGAGCTGTACCTTTTCATGATCTCCGGACTCCCCAACGCGGTGTTTGACCTCACCGACTTGGAGGTTCTTAAACTGGAGCTGATTCCTGAGGTGCGGTTCACGGCAAAAGTCTCTCAGATGACCAGCCTGCAGGAGCTGCATCTCTGCCACTGTCCCGCCAAAGTAGAGCAGACAGGCTTCGCTTTCCTCCGCGACCATCTTCGCTGCCTTCACGTCAAGTTCACCGATGTTGCAGAGATCCCAGCTTGGGTGTATCTGCTAAGGAGTTTGAGGGAGCTAAACCTCATCGGCAACTTGAGCTcggaaaataataaaatgatcgGTCTTGAGTCCATGCGAGATTTGAGGCATTTAAAGACATTATGCCTGAAGAGCAACCTCTCTAAAATGCCCACAAACATCACAGAGCTTTCGCCACACTTAATTAAATTAGTCGTGCACAACGATGGTACGAAACTGCTTGTACTCAATAGTCTGAAAAAGATGACAAATCTGATTGAACTGGAGCTGCACAGCTGCGAACTAGAGAGGATTCCCCACGCTATTTTCAGCCTGACCAACTTGCAGGAGCTTGACCTGAAGTCTAACAACATCCGCACCATTGAGGAGATCATCAGCTTCCAGCACATCAAGAGGCTGACGTGCCTGAAACTGTGGCACAACAAAATAATCACCATCCCATCCTCAATCGTGCAGGTCAAATCCCTGGAGTCTCTCCACCTCTCGCACAATAAGCTGGAGTCTTTGCCTCCGGCCTTGTTCTTACTACCCAAACTGCGGCACGTGGATGTCAGCCACAACTCCATCTCGGTGCTGCCTCCAGATGTCGGCCTCCTCCACAACCTCCAGCACCTGGCCATCAACTCCAACAAGCTGGAGGTGCTGCCCAAGCCTCTGTTCAGGTGCACCAAGCTAAAGGTGCTATGTCTGGGGCAAAACGCGCTCACCGTGCTGCCGGAGACTGTGGGTCAGCTGGTGCAGCTCACgcagctggagctcagaggGAACTGTCTGGACAGGCTGCCCGCCCTGCTCGGAAACTGCCGCCTGCTGCGCAAAAACGGCCTGGTTGTGGAGGACCACCTCTTTGACACACTGCCTGTGGAAGTCAAGGAGAGCATCAGCCGAGAGACCAACGTGTCCTTCACGAGCGGCTTatag
- the LOC117778249 gene encoding uncharacterized protein LOC117778249, whose product MNRHSNVPFSGSAAPPAAAPPPKHKPGRIPKDFMEAMKRVPVKAADNSNIRPPPNEAAETQPTKKRAGKPSGFKWKSSFTPLGGEEEEEEDCSPDKSTTNSEMVELYDPYEPGFSDSEFELAQSKAQHHSSLDQDDNMESQRLSPGRGCRDKGRWDSPYHKSGNRLFDRPEFIPDDNEGLGSHSLPEQEAYSPHSEPFDQQEYDSISSPLDHRVCSPERIIVRSSSQEFPASYGGQESNGEERMRMPEHRREMTTTVRLSPPKLRQNSKHHSGHMEKDLDPIMPVKERTRNRTKMVIMDKEPITCDLCDVELANGQELEDHLDSRGHWGTLEYIQQNNNYDDLEIAFLQDVMLYKSRQCSRAIEQSVVFALQENDHMAKVEMFHCAACDVFVSTSASSVQTHITSLDHLSNIKEFEVHQRRSCLDKAGTIMNALKPQFAHFVKGDSTF is encoded by the exons ATGAACCGTCACAGCAATGTCCCGTTCAGCGGCTCCGcggctcctccagcagctgctccaccacCCAAACACAAGCCCGGAAG AATACCCAAAGACTTCATGGAGGCTATGAAACGTGTCCCGGTGAAGGCAGCAGACAATTCAAACATCAGGCCGCCGCCTAACGAGGCTGCTGAGACGCAACCGACCAAGAAAAGAGCag GAAAACCTTCTGGCTTCAAATGGAAGTCTTCATTCACACCAttaggaggagaagaagaagaagaagaggactgCTCTCCAGACAAAAGCACAACCAATTCAGAAAT GGTTGAGCTTTACGACCCTTATGAACCTGGCTTTTCAGACTCTGAATTCGAGTTGGCACAGAGCAAAGCTCAACATCACTCCTCACTCGATCAGGACGACAACATGGAAAGCCAACGTTTGTCTCCAGGTAGAGGCTGCCGTGACAAAGGGCGCTGGGACTCGCCCTACCATAAGTCAGGGAACCGACTCTTTGACAGACCTGAGTTCATACCCGATGACAATGAAGGTCTCGGTTCTCACTCACTGCCTGAGCAAGAAGCTTATAGCCCGCACAGTGAACCATTTGACCAACAGGAGTATGACTCCATAAGCAGTCCCCTGGACCACAGGGTGTGCAGCCCTGAGAGGATCATTGTCAGATCCTCCAGCCAAGAGTTCCCTGCATCTTATGGAGGACAGGAGAgcaatggggaggagaggatgagaatGCCAGAACACAGGAGAGAG ATGACCACTACTGTCAGATTATCCCCGCCCAAGTTACGGCAAAATTCTAAACATCATTCGGGGCATATGGAAAAAG ATCTGGACCCAATCATGCCTGTCAAAGAAAGGACAAGAAACAGGACCAAAATGGTTATAATGGACAA GGAACCCATCACCTGTGACCTTTGTGATGTGGAGCTCGCCAATgggcaggagctggaggatcACTTGGACAGCAGAGGCCACTGGGGGACACTGGAGTACATTCAACAGAATAATAATTACGATGATCTGGAGATAGCTTTCCTGCAG GACGTCATGCTGTACAAAAGCCGCCAGTGTAGCCGAGCCATAGAGCAAAGCGTTGTTTTTG ctctgcaggaaaaCGACCACATGGCAAAGGTGGAAATGTTCCACTGTGCAGCCTGCGACGTCTTTGTATCCACATCTGCGTCCTCGGTGCAGACCCACATTACCTCTCTGGACCACCTCTCCAACATAAAG GAGTTTGAAGTGCACCAGAGACGTAGCTGCCTCGACAAAGCAGGAACTATAATGAATGCGCTGAAACCTCAGTTTGCACACTTCGTCAAG GGTGACAGCACGTTTTAA
- the lrrc8da gene encoding volume-regulated anion channel subunit LRRC8D isoform X2, whose amino-acid sequence MFTLTEVASLNDIQPTYRILKPWWDVFMDYLGLVMLMLAIFAMTMQITKDQVACLPCLEDPDETPGAKPGSFAQQPGQETASTASTGAPVMSSNPYITKDLPDEVAHEIHVTQQHTAALKENYVNQPQPTGIKTNLDYQQYIFVNQICYHVALPWYSKYFPYLTLIHTLVLMVSSNFWFKYPKTSSKIEHFVSILGRCFESPWTTKALSETACEDSEENKQRLTGTSSVPKQVSLEGKDESVTSSTPMLGVKFSADKPIGEVPSSMTILDKKDGEQAKALFEKVRKFRAHVEDSDFIYKLYVAQTIVKTVKFILILSYTSTFMAKINFKHSCEPDIKQLTGYRMFFCTHNMAFMLNKLLISYMALILIYGMACLYSLFWVFRRPLKEYSFEKVREESSFSDIPDVKNDFAFLLHMVDQYDQLYSKRFGVFLSEVSENKLREISLNHEWTFEKLRQLVSRNTQDQQELYLFMISGLPNAVFDLTDLEVLKLELIPEVRFTAKVSQMTSLQELHLCHCPAKVEQTGFAFLRDHLRCLHVKFTDVAEIPAWVYLLRSLRELNLIGNLSSENNKMIGLESMRDLRHLKTLCLKSNLSKMPTNITELSPHLIKLVVHNDGTKLLVLNSLKKMTNLIELELHSCELERIPHAIFSLTNLQELDLKSNNIRTIEEIISFQHIKRLTCLKLWHNKIITIPSSIVQVKSLESLHLSHNKLESLPPALFLLPKLRHVDVSHNWTGCPPCSETAACCAKTAWLWRTTSLTHCLWKSRRASAERPTCPSRAAYSTETQTGLQLSWFLKCLCNGKKILFIIVTSTQINAFS is encoded by the exons ATGTTCACGCTCACGGAGGTTGCGTCCTTGAATGACATTCAGCCGACGTACCGCATCCTAAAGCCATGGTGGGACGTCTTCATGGACTACCTGGGACTGGTCATGCTCATGCTTGCCATATTCGCCATGACCATGCAGATCACTAAGGACCAGGTGGCGTGCCTTCCTTGTCTGGAGGACCCAGACGAGACGCCAGGAGCTAAACCTGGCTCGTTCGCCCAGCAGCCCGGACAAGAAACAGCCTCAACTGCATCCACCGGGGCCCCAGTGATGTCATCCAATCCCTATATTACCAAGGATTTACCGGACGAAGTAGCCCACGAGATCCACgtcacacaacaacacactgcagcGTTGAAAGAGAATTATGTCAATCAACCTCAACCAACTGGAATCAAGACCAATCTGGACTATCAACAGTATATCTTCGTCAACCAAATATGTTACCACGTTGCCTTGCCCTGGTACTCCAAGTACTTTCCATACCTCACTCTCATCCACACTCTTGTTCTCATGGTCAGTAGCAACTTCTGGTTCAAATACCCCAAAACAAGCTCGAAGATCGAGCATTTTGTTTCCATTCTAGGCAGATGCTTTGAGTCTCCCTGGACAACCAAGGCTTTGTCTGAAACCGCTTGTGAGGACTCTGAGGAGAACAAGCAGAGGCTGACCGGCACCTCCTCAGTACCAAAACAGGTATCTTTAGAGGGGAAGGACGAGAGCGTCACCTCGTCCACCCCCATGCTTGGGGTGAAGTTTTCCGCAGATAAGCCCATAGGGGAGGTCCCTAGTAGTATGACAATCCTGGACAAAAAAGATGGGGAGCAGGCCAAAGCCTTATttgagaaagtgagaaaattCAGAGCTCACGTGGAGGACAGCGATTTCATCTACAAGCTTTATGTAGCACAGACCATTGTCAAAACTGTCAAGTTTATTTTGATATTGTCCTACACTTCAACCTTTATGGCTAAGATCAATTTTAAGCACAGTTGTGAGCCTGATATCAAACAGCTCACAGGATACAGAATGTTCTTCTGTACACACAACATGGCGTTCATGCTGAACAAGCTGCTGATCAGCTACATGGCTTTGATTTTGATATATGGCATGGCGTGCTTGTACTCACTCTTCTGGGTGTTTCGGCGACCCCTGAAAGAGTACTCGTTCGAGAAGGTCAGGGAGGAGAGCAGCTTTAGTGACATTCCTGATGTCAAGAACGACTTTGCATTCCTCTTACACATGGTTGACCAGTATGACCAACTCTACTCCAAGCGCTTCGGTGTCTTCTTGTCTGAAGTCAGTGAAAACAAGCTGAGGGAGATCAGCCTCAATCATGAGTGGACCTTTGAAAAGTTGAGGCAGCTTGTGAGCCGTAACACACAGGACCAGCAGGAGCTGTACCTTTTCATGATCTCCGGACTCCCCAACGCGGTGTTTGACCTCACCGACTTGGAGGTTCTTAAACTGGAGCTGATTCCTGAGGTGCGGTTCACGGCAAAAGTCTCTCAGATGACCAGCCTGCAGGAGCTGCATCTCTGCCACTGTCCCGCCAAAGTAGAGCAGACAGGCTTCGCTTTCCTCCGCGACCATCTTCGCTGCCTTCACGTCAAGTTCACCGATGTTGCAGAGATCCCAGCTTGGGTGTATCTGCTAAGGAGTTTGAGGGAGCTAAACCTCATCGGCAACTTGAGCTcggaaaataataaaatgatcgGTCTTGAGTCCATGCGAGATTTGAGGCATTTAAAGACATTATGCCTGAAGAGCAACCTCTCTAAAATGCCCACAAACATCACAGAGCTTTCGCCACACTTAATTAAATTAGTCGTGCACAACGATGGTACGAAACTGCTTGTACTCAATAGTCTGAAAAAGATGACAAATCTGATTGAACTGGAGCTGCACAGCTGCGAACTAGAGAGGATTCCCCACGCTATTTTCAGCCTGACCAACTTGCAGGAGCTTGACCTGAAGTCTAACAACATCCGCACCATTGAGGAGATCATCAGCTTCCAGCACATCAAGAGGCTGACGTGCCTGAAACTGTGGCACAACAAAATAATCACCATCCCATCCTCAATCGTGCAGGTCAAATCCCTGGAGTCTCTCCACCTCTCGCACAATAAGCTGGAGTCTTTGCCTCCGGCCTTGTTCTTACTACCCAAACTGCGGCACGTGGATGTCAGCCACAA CTGGACAGGCTGCCCGCCCTGCTCGGAAACTGCCGCCTGCTGCGCAAAAACGGCCTGGTTGTGGAGGACCACCTCTTTGACACACTGCCTGTGGAAGTCAAGGAGAGCATCAGCCGAGAGACCAACGTGTCCTTCACGAGCGGCTTatagcacagaaacacagacaggccTGCAGCTCTCGTGGTTCTTAAAATGTCTGTGTAACggaaagaaaatactttttatcaTTGTAACATCAACCCAAATTAATGCATTTTCTTGA